A genomic region of Psychrobacter sp. M13 contains the following coding sequences:
- the hscB gene encoding Fe-S protein assembly co-chaperone HscB codes for MTVAVDTQFDDFFALFKQPIQFKLAQNELDERLRHLQKQYHPDNVEKSTLQGDTDTAKAIQQAEQASAIINQAYQTLSHLDSRAAYLLDIAGQAETLENSIADLDFLEDAMQLRIDLDDAIDDKDNATLKHLQPQIAKRLQNQSERFDNAYTNQDWPQAIDATQKLKFLVKLNADITTAIDDVAKSDQTDDDLYV; via the coding sequence ATGACAGTAGCAGTTGATACTCAATTTGATGATTTCTTTGCTTTATTTAAGCAGCCTATCCAGTTCAAGCTTGCACAAAATGAGCTTGATGAGCGGTTGCGTCATCTACAAAAACAGTATCATCCTGATAATGTCGAAAAAAGCACTTTGCAAGGTGATACAGATACTGCCAAAGCCATTCAACAAGCCGAGCAAGCTTCTGCTATTATCAATCAGGCTTATCAGACCCTAAGCCATCTCGATAGCCGCGCGGCTTACTTATTAGACATAGCGGGACAGGCTGAAACCCTAGAGAACTCTATTGCTGATTTAGACTTTTTAGAAGATGCCATGCAATTACGTATTGATCTCGATGACGCCATTGATGATAAAGACAATGCTACCTTGAAGCATCTGCAACCGCAGATTGCTAAGCGTCTACAAAATCAGTCAGAACGTTTTGACAATGCTTATACGAATCAAGATTGGCCACAAGCTATTGATGCCACTCAAAAACTAAAATTCTTAGTCAAACTAAATGCTGATATTACTACTGCCATCGACGATGTCGCCAAAAGCGATCAAACTGATGATGATTTATACGTCTAA
- the iscA gene encoding iron-sulfur cluster assembly protein IscA → MIEMTERAAQHVRDFLDNRGKGEGIRVGIRTAGCSGLAYVLEFVDTPDENDTRYESRDVSIFIDPKSLVYLNGLLMDYEKEGLNEGFKFTNPNQKGECGCGESFTV, encoded by the coding sequence ATGATTGAAATGACAGAACGCGCCGCTCAGCATGTTCGAGATTTTTTGGACAATCGCGGCAAAGGTGAAGGCATTCGTGTGGGTATTCGTACTGCAGGTTGCTCAGGTTTGGCTTATGTCTTAGAGTTCGTAGATACGCCTGATGAAAACGATACTCGTTATGAGAGTCGTGATGTCAGTATTTTTATTGATCCAAAAAGCTTAGTTTATTTAAATGGCTTATTGATGGATTATGAAAAAGAAGGCTTGAATGAAGGCTTTAAATTCACTAATCCCAATCAAAAAGGTGAATGTGGCTGCGGTGAATCTTTTACGGTATAA
- the iscU gene encoding Fe-S cluster assembly scaffold IscU: protein MAYSDQVIDHYENPRNVGNFDKNAENVGTGMVGAPACGDVMRLQIQVDNNGIIEDARFKTYGCGSAIASSSLVTEWLKGKSLDQAGEIKNSDIAEELALPPVKVHCSVLAEDAIKAAISDYKGKHAVADTEEVAAN, encoded by the coding sequence ATGGCCTATAGTGACCAAGTTATTGATCATTACGAAAATCCACGCAACGTTGGTAATTTTGATAAAAACGCCGAAAACGTTGGCACCGGTATGGTTGGCGCTCCTGCTTGTGGCGATGTAATGCGCTTACAAATTCAGGTTGATAACAACGGTATCATCGAAGATGCTCGCTTTAAAACCTATGGTTGTGGTTCAGCTATCGCTTCAAGCTCACTTGTGACTGAGTGGTTAAAAGGTAAAAGCTTAGATCAAGCTGGCGAAATCAAGAACAGTGATATCGCAGAAGAGCTTGCTCTGCCACCTGTTAAGGTGCATTGCTCTGTACTAGCGGAAGATGCTATCAAAGCTGCTATTAGCGATTACAAAGGTAAGCATGCTGTAGCTGACACTGAAGAAGTAGCTGCTAACTAA
- a CDS encoding IscS subfamily cysteine desulfurase — protein MSQHNQLIYLDYAATTPVARPVAAKMSEYLTVDGIFGNPASRSHGYGWQAEEAVETAREQVANVINADPREIVFTSGATESDNLAIKGAAHFYQSRGKHIITSKIEHKAVLDTCRELEQEGFEITYLEPQKSTGLILPQQVADALREDTILVSLMVVNNELGTITDIKAIGEITRAAGVVFHVDAAQAVGKIKIDAETTKFDLMSFSGHKAYGPKGIGALFVRRKPRIRLKAEQHGGGHERGMRSGTLATHQIVGLGAAFELANSSHAEDHAHAAKLRQKLWDGLQDIEEIYLNGDLEHSVPNIVNISFNFVEGESLMMSLKDLAVSSGSACTSATLEPSYVLRAIGRPDELAHSSIRFSFGRYTTEEDIDTVISQMHAAVDKLRALSPLWDMYQEGVDLDSVEWAEH, from the coding sequence ATGAGTCAACATAACCAACTAATTTACTTAGATTATGCCGCCACTACCCCAGTTGCTAGACCAGTAGCTGCTAAGATGAGCGAGTATCTGACTGTAGATGGCATTTTTGGCAATCCAGCATCACGCTCACATGGCTATGGGTGGCAGGCTGAAGAGGCAGTTGAAACGGCGCGTGAACAAGTCGCTAACGTTATCAATGCTGATCCTCGCGAGATCGTATTCACCTCTGGCGCTACTGAGTCAGATAACCTTGCTATCAAAGGCGCAGCTCATTTTTATCAGTCTCGTGGTAAGCATATTATCACCAGTAAGATTGAACATAAGGCAGTATTAGATACTTGCCGTGAGCTTGAGCAAGAAGGGTTTGAGATCACTTATCTTGAACCACAAAAAAGCACAGGGTTAATCTTACCACAGCAAGTGGCTGATGCACTGCGTGAAGATACTATCTTAGTATCACTTATGGTCGTAAACAATGAGCTAGGTACTATTACTGATATCAAAGCCATTGGCGAAATTACTCGTGCTGCTGGCGTCGTATTTCATGTTGATGCCGCGCAAGCAGTCGGTAAAATAAAAATTGATGCTGAGACTACTAAATTTGACTTGATGAGTTTTTCAGGTCACAAAGCTTATGGTCCTAAGGGTATTGGCGCACTATTTGTTCGTCGTAAGCCACGTATTCGCTTGAAGGCTGAGCAGCATGGCGGTGGTCATGAGCGCGGTATGCGTTCAGGTACTCTAGCAACCCATCAAATCGTTGGACTAGGCGCGGCCTTTGAACTAGCGAACTCAAGTCATGCTGAGGATCACGCTCATGCCGCTAAGCTACGTCAAAAGCTATGGGACGGTTTGCAAGATATCGAAGAGATCTATCTCAATGGTGATCTTGAGCACAGCGTACCGAATATCGTCAACATTAGCTTTAACTTTGTTGAAGGCGAATCGCTTATGATGTCACTGAAAGATTTGGCAGTATCATCAGGTTCAGCTTGTACATCAGCGACCTTAGAGCCATCGTACGTGTTACGTGCAATCGGTCGTCCAGATGAGCTGGCTCATAGCTCAATCCGCTTTAGCTTTGGTCGTTATACTACCGAAGAAGATATCGATACGGTTATTAGCCAAATGCATGCTGCGGTTGATAAGTTACGTGCCCTATCACCACTTTGGGATATGTACCAAGAAGGTGTTGATTTAGATTCAGTAGAATGGGCTGAACATTAA
- a CDS encoding Rrf2 family transcriptional regulator, whose protein sequence is MRLTTRGRYAVTALLDLALQTSQQDSAVSLSDIAKRQSISISYLEQLFSKLRKQGLVTSIRGAAGGYYLAKPLDQIDVMSIISAVDESVNAMQCEGRGDCQGGTMCLTHDLWCALSNHIEQYLKNITLAQLLEMKNVQSISERQMITSLNDITTITLSTSEANPA, encoded by the coding sequence ATGCGTTTGACTACCCGAGGTAGATATGCGGTCACTGCGTTACTAGACTTAGCGCTGCAAACCAGTCAACAAGATAGCGCAGTTTCCTTATCTGACATCGCCAAGCGCCAATCTATCTCAATCTCTTATTTAGAGCAATTATTTTCTAAATTGCGTAAGCAAGGCTTAGTCACTAGCATTCGCGGTGCTGCCGGTGGCTACTACCTAGCGAAGCCACTTGATCAGATCGACGTCATGAGTATAATCTCAGCCGTTGATGAGTCTGTCAATGCGATGCAATGTGAAGGTCGCGGTGATTGCCAAGGCGGTACTATGTGCCTAACTCACGACCTGTGGTGTGCTCTATCCAATCATATTGAGCAGTACTTGAAAAATATAACATTAGCACAATTATTAGAGATGAAGAACGTTCAATCCATCTCAGAGCGTCAGATGATAACTTCTTTAAATGACATTACTACTATTACTTTATCGACCAGCGAGGCAAACCCAGCATGA
- a CDS encoding HU family DNA-binding protein → MNKSELVDSIAEKSGLNKTQAGDALNAVMESVGQALEAGDSISLVGFGTFSVKDRKARTGRNPKTGEELAIPASKVPSFKAGKNLKERLN, encoded by the coding sequence ATGAATAAGTCAGAATTAGTTGATAGCATTGCAGAAAAAAGCGGTTTAAATAAGACTCAAGCTGGTGATGCTTTGAATGCCGTTATGGAAAGCGTTGGCCAAGCTTTAGAAGCTGGTGACAGCATCTCATTAGTAGGCTTTGGTACTTTTAGCGTAAAAGACCGCAAAGCTCGTACTGGTCGTAACCCTAAGACTGGTGAAGAGTTGGCTATCCCTGCCAGCAAAGTGCCTAGCTTTAAAGCAGGTAAGAATTTAAAAGAGCGTTTAAACTAA